One part of the Nymphaea colorata isolate Beijing-Zhang1983 chromosome 8, ASM883128v2, whole genome shotgun sequence genome encodes these proteins:
- the LOC116258468 gene encoding protein PLANT CADMIUM RESISTANCE 6-like isoform X2, with protein MPMAGMLTCSFPGITFGQNAEIIDHGSSSSASNAFTYGIIGGSGYGYHYRTKLRGQFQLPEEPMTDYLVHYYCSTCALCQEHRELKNRGFDPTLGWQGTQERSNNGANGPPPVRPAMTK; from the exons ATGCCAATGGCTG GCATGCTTACGTGCAGCTTTCCTGGCATCACTTTTGGGCAGAATGCAGAGATAATCGACCACGGAAGCTCGT CATCTGCTTCCAATGCCTTTACCTATGGTATCATAGGTGGGAGCGGCTACGGCTATCACTACAGGACAAAGCTCAGAGGCCAATTCCAGCTTCCAGAGGAACCTATGACAGATTACCTCGTCCATTACTATTGCAGCACTTGCGCGCTGTGCCAAGAACACCGAGAGCTGAAGAATCGTGGCTTTGACCCCACTCTAG GTTGGCAAGGTACACAAGAAAGGAGCAACAATGGAGCCAATGGGCCCCCGCCCGTCCGACCTGCTATGACAAAGTAG
- the LOC116259594 gene encoding protein PLANT CADMIUM RESISTANCE 6-like, whose protein sequence is MGRLQQHNDPNVTLTPPAPASHTDQAPPLYPQEEEVHQYPPAAAPYAAAPRSPCPFPPQQQTQPQTPPYHPHPPPPPHAPPQPGLAQFQSTPFPQPEPVQPAVPFSPGPVQCYQPPATYPASGPQQFNQVNTPAEGVPYQKPYVPTPAARFGPGAQSALWTTGLFDCFDDPTNALITLFFPCVTFGQVAEILDNGQTTCTTSAMMYTLIACCFGMPWILSCTYRTKLRAKYGLMESPAPDWITHCFCDWCAICQEYRELSNRGLDPGIGWHANMMLQARQQQTTMAPPVNQTMRA, encoded by the exons ATGGGACGTCTCCAGCAGCACAATGACCCGAATGTAACGCTAACACCTCCAGCGCCGGCGTCCCACACGGACCAAGCCCCTCCTCTGTACCCCCAGGAAGAAGAGGTCCACCAATACCCACCAGCGGCTGCCCCTTATGCGGCAGCGCCGAGGAGCCCATGCCCTTTCCCTCCCCAGCAGCAGACCCAGCCCCAGACTCCACCCTACCACCCacaccctcctcctcctccgcatGCGCCGCCGCAACCCGGCCTAGCCCAGTTCCAATCTACGCCTTTCCCGCAGCCAGAACCAGTTCAACCAGCAGTCCCTTTCTCACCAGGGCCTGTGCAATGTTACCAGCCTCCGGCAACCTACCCCGCCTCCGGTCCCCAACAGTTCAACCAGGTCAACACGCCAGCAGAAGGCGTTCCTTATCAGAAACCATATGTACCGACACCGGCTGCTCGGTTTGGACCTGGGGCGCAGTCTGCGCTCTGGACGACGGGCCTCTTCGACTGCTTCGATGATCCCACCAACG CTTTAATTACTCTTTTCTTCCCGTGCGTGACGTTCGGACAAGTGGCAGAGATATTGGACAATGGACAGACCA CATGTACTACCAGCGCAATGATGTATACTCTAATCGCCTGTTGCTTTGGCATGCCATGGATACTGTCGTGCACCTACAGAACCAAGCTGCGAGCTAAGTACGGTCTCATGGAGTCTCCTGCTCCGGACTGGATTACTCACTGCTTCTGCGATTGGTGTGCTATCTGCCAAGAGTACAGGGAACTGAGCAACAGAGGCCTCGATCCTGGCATTG GATGGCATGCCAATATGATGCTGCAAGCTCGACAGCAACAGACGACCATGGCTCCCCCTGTAAATCAGACCATGAGAGCTTGA
- the LOC116258468 gene encoding protein PLANT CADMIUM RESISTANCE 6-like isoform X1, which produces MLPTSSGRQAKPSCGMLTCSFPGITFGQNAEIIDHGSSSSASNAFTYGIIGGSGYGYHYRTKLRGQFQLPEEPMTDYLVHYYCSTCALCQEHRELKNRGFDPTLGWQGTQERSNNGANGPPPVRPAMTK; this is translated from the exons ATGCTGCCCACGTCTTCTGGGAGACAAGCTAAGCCTTCCTGTG GCATGCTTACGTGCAGCTTTCCTGGCATCACTTTTGGGCAGAATGCAGAGATAATCGACCACGGAAGCTCGT CATCTGCTTCCAATGCCTTTACCTATGGTATCATAGGTGGGAGCGGCTACGGCTATCACTACAGGACAAAGCTCAGAGGCCAATTCCAGCTTCCAGAGGAACCTATGACAGATTACCTCGTCCATTACTATTGCAGCACTTGCGCGCTGTGCCAAGAACACCGAGAGCTGAAGAATCGTGGCTTTGACCCCACTCTAG GTTGGCAAGGTACACAAGAAAGGAGCAACAATGGAGCCAATGGGCCCCCGCCCGTCCGACCTGCTATGACAAAGTAG